One genomic region from Kamptonema formosum PCC 6407 encodes:
- a CDS encoding DUF5615 family PIN-like protein, whose translation MKLLLDENLSDRIIHRIIDLYPDSAHVKTLVLTNTDDSVIWEYAKVNDFVIVSKDSDFHQRSLLYGYPPKFIYLRIGNSPTSTIVQILRDNFDTITQFCNSEVESILVLA comes from the coding sequence GTGAAACTACTATTAGACGAAAACCTATCAGACCGAATTATTCACAGGATAATCGATTTGTATCCCGATTCCGCTCATGTCAAAACCTTGGTACTTACGAATACTGATGATTCAGTTATTTGGGAATATGCAAAGGTAAATGATTTTGTAATTGTTTCCAAGGATTCGGATTTTCATCAACGGAGTTTGCTCTACGGCTATCCACCCAAATTTATCTATCTTCGCATTGGTAACAGTCCAACATCCACGATCGTTCAAATATTGAGAGATAATTTTGATACGATCACCCAATTTTGTAATAGCGAAGTAGAAAGCATCTTGGTATTGGCTTAG
- a CDS encoding DUF433 domain-containing protein — protein sequence MEYHKIITIEPGKRSGKPCIRGMRITVYDILEYLAGGMTEAEVLEDFSELTSEDIKACLAFAADREKKLFVASL from the coding sequence ATGGAATACCATAAAATCATCACGATTGAACCGGGAAAACGCAGCGGTAAACCGTGTATCAGGGGAATGCGAATTACTGTGTACGATATCCTGGAGTATCTGGCTGGTGGTATGACAGAGGCAGAAGTTTTAGAAGATTTTTCAGAACTCACTTCGGAAGACATCAAAGCTTGCCTTGCTTTTGCTGCGGATCGCGAGAAAAAATTATTTGTGGCATCCTTGTGA